A genomic window from Brassica oleracea var. oleracea cultivar TO1000 chromosome C8, BOL, whole genome shotgun sequence includes:
- the LOC106311035 gene encoding pectinesterase inhibitor 1: MAANLRNNAFLSSLMLILLIGSSYAVTSSEMSTICDKTLDRAFCLKFLNSKSASPNIQALAKTTLDATQARATQTSKRLQSIIDGGVDPRSKLAYRSCMDEYENTIENLEEAFEHLASGDGLGMNMKVSAALDGADTCLDDVNRLKSVDASVVNNSKGIKKLCGIALVISNMLPRRS; this comes from the coding sequence ATGGCTGCAAATCTAAGGAACAATGCTTTCTTGTCTTCTCTCATGTTGATTCTCTTGATTGGTTCCTCGTACGCAGTCACAAGCTCAGAGATGAGCACAATTTGTGACAAAACTTTGGACCGAGCTTTCTGTCTTAAATTCCTCAATTCGAAATCCGCATCTCCTAATATTCAAGCCTTGGCAAAAACCACACTTGATGCCACACAAGCAAGAGCAACACAAACATCCAAAAGGCTTCAATCTATTATTGATGGAGGCGTCGACCCACGATCCAAGTTAGCTTACAGGTCATGCATGGATGAATACGAGAACACCATTGAAAACCTCGAGGAAGCTTTTGAGCATTTGGCATCCGGCGATGGCTTGGGGATGAATATGAAAGTTTCAGCTGCTTTGGATGGAGCTGATACATGTCTAGATGATGTGAACAGACTGAAATCAGTAGATGCTTCTGTTGTGAATAACAGTAAGGGAATCAAGAAACTCTGTGGTATTGCTCTTGTTATCTCTAACATGTTACCACGTAGATCTTAA
- the LOC106308481 gene encoding glycogen synthase kinase-3 homolog MsK-2-like gives MSAHKYDDTPSIELILALEAELKLARSEVKGEPNISYICSRYYRAPELIFGVTEYTTAIDIWSAGCVLAEFLLGQPLFPGESGVDQLVEIIKMEELVHPFLDELRDPNTRLRNVVSLFNFKPQDIVDCCLGDQTFKEPRAV, from the exons ATGTCGGCACATAAATATGATGACACGCCTTCTATTGAACTCATCCTTGCTCTAGAAGCTGAGCTTAAGCTTGCACGATCAGAG GTGAAAGGCGAACCAAACATCTCATATATCTGCTCTCGTTACTACAGAGCACCTGAACTTATATTTGGAGTTACAGAATACACAACAGCTATTGACATATGGTCTGCAGGGTGTGTTCTTGCTGAATTTCTCCTTGGCCAG CCTCTGTTTCCAGGTGAGAGTGGAGTCGACCAACTAGTCGAGATTATTAAG ATGGAGGAATTAGTTCACCCGTTCTTGGATGAGCTACGTGATCCCAACACACGTTTACGTAATGTCGTCTCTCTCTTCAACTTTAAACCTCAAG ATATTGTAGATTGTTGCTTGGGAGACCAGACGTTTAAGGAGCCTAGAGCAGTGTGA